In Arthrobacter sp. QXT-31, one genomic interval encodes:
- a CDS encoding DUF1697 domain-containing protein, translating into MTSYAVFLRGINVGGINIKMADLKEALKDGPFSGVKTLLASGNVVLASDLGPATVKKEFETTLREGFGYDAWVVVLTSDRVAELVAACRYPADDKTTHTYLTLASDPAALDELSATGQALDNVELERLGAEAVAWLAPAGGTLESPFSKLTAKPKYKASTTTRNLRTMIKVRDAARALETAAG; encoded by the coding sequence ATGACCAGCTATGCAGTGTTCCTCCGCGGCATCAATGTGGGCGGCATCAACATCAAGATGGCGGACCTTAAGGAGGCCCTCAAGGACGGCCCGTTCAGTGGCGTGAAAACGCTGCTCGCAAGCGGCAATGTTGTGCTGGCCAGCGACCTGGGTCCTGCCACCGTCAAGAAGGAGTTCGAGACAACGCTGCGGGAGGGCTTCGGCTATGACGCCTGGGTGGTGGTGCTGACCTCGGACCGCGTGGCTGAACTCGTGGCCGCGTGCCGCTACCCAGCCGACGACAAAACCACCCACACCTATCTCACCCTTGCCTCGGACCCGGCTGCACTGGACGAGTTGTCCGCGACAGGGCAAGCACTGGACAACGTGGAGCTGGAACGGCTGGGCGCCGAAGCCGTGGCCTGGCTGGCGCCCGCCGGCGGTACCCTTGAGAGCCCTTTCAGCAAACTGACGGCCAAGCCGAAGTACAAGGCTTCCACCACCACCCGAAACCTCCGCACCATGATCAAGGTCCGGGATGCCGCGAGGGCCCTGGAGACAGCAGCCGGCTGA
- a CDS encoding HNH endonuclease, whose amino-acid sequence MEVLGNSAAAPATRAGGLPGDTVPDGWFSEEVFPFEGFAGDEFPYGADPDSAYPEDPFPGGEYEDGVFPEDPFPELLDAPFPELLSRDHLFTDAPTASGAASGADAAPTPGLGVDDRVGTVKTLLRADLSTDGPGLMDQTTVLEKFKRWATGQQARLAVEFEARQRQEQAGPATVNGPAQAASGLATSSTLSAEDLGKKRPKEHSLGVAEQIALARGESPHRGGRLLGMAKALVIEMPHTLGALDTGLLNEEKAMYVVKETAVLTVEDRAAVDEELAADTGTFDGVGTRGVIAAVKAAATRRDPRSVTQRASHAASERSVSLRPAPDCMTYLTALLPAHQGVAVYAALTRQADALRSAGDPRSRNQAMADTLVEWTTGTPGGITGVEVNLVMTDRTLLQGDSEPARLTGYGIVPAAWAQELLNQEQVAQQPLQPNTGSSNASGSNTGKKDAVIRRNGAVKDLRIWLRRLYTAPDTGDLVAMDSKRRLFPPPLRRFIQVRDDTCRTPYCDAPIRHLDHIVPWHNDGPTSLANGTGLCEACNHTKELPGWKAQPRPGPRHTIEITTPTGHTYQSTAPPLPGTRLASLTGTRRVGAGLREAHHIEDDGPAP is encoded by the coding sequence ATGGAGGTTCTCGGGAACTCAGCAGCAGCACCGGCCACGCGTGCCGGCGGGCTGCCTGGCGACACCGTTCCCGACGGCTGGTTCTCCGAAGAGGTTTTTCCCTTTGAGGGCTTCGCCGGCGACGAATTTCCCTACGGCGCTGATCCGGACTCCGCGTATCCGGAGGACCCTTTCCCCGGCGGGGAGTATGAGGACGGGGTTTTTCCGGAGGACCCGTTCCCCGAGCTCCTTGATGCCCCGTTCCCCGAGCTCCTTTCCAGGGACCACCTGTTCACGGACGCCCCCACCGCCAGTGGCGCGGCCTCCGGTGCCGACGCCGCTCCTACACCTGGGCTGGGTGTCGACGACCGGGTCGGGACGGTAAAGACGCTGTTGCGGGCCGATCTCAGCACCGATGGTCCCGGGCTGATGGACCAGACCACGGTGCTGGAGAAATTCAAACGCTGGGCCACAGGGCAGCAGGCCCGGCTGGCCGTCGAGTTCGAAGCCAGACAGCGGCAGGAACAGGCCGGACCCGCGACCGTGAACGGTCCGGCGCAGGCCGCTTCCGGGCTGGCCACAAGCAGCACCCTCTCGGCCGAGGACCTGGGCAAGAAGCGGCCCAAGGAACACTCCCTGGGTGTGGCCGAGCAGATCGCGCTGGCCCGGGGTGAGTCCCCGCACCGTGGCGGCCGGCTGCTGGGCATGGCGAAGGCCCTGGTCATTGAGATGCCGCACACCCTCGGTGCATTGGATACCGGCCTGCTGAATGAAGAAAAGGCCATGTATGTCGTGAAGGAAACGGCCGTCCTGACGGTGGAGGACCGGGCCGCGGTCGATGAGGAACTCGCCGCCGATACCGGGACCTTCGACGGGGTGGGGACCCGCGGCGTCATCGCCGCGGTCAAGGCCGCCGCCACCCGGCGTGACCCGCGCTCGGTCACCCAGCGGGCCAGCCACGCCGCGTCCGAGCGGAGCGTGAGTTTGCGCCCGGCCCCGGACTGCATGACGTACCTGACAGCCCTGCTGCCCGCCCACCAAGGCGTGGCCGTGTATGCGGCACTCACCCGGCAGGCCGACGCCCTCCGCTCCGCCGGGGACCCACGCTCCCGGAACCAGGCCATGGCCGACACCCTCGTCGAGTGGACCACCGGCACCCCCGGCGGCATTACCGGCGTCGAGGTCAACCTCGTCATGACCGACCGCACCCTCCTCCAGGGGGACAGCGAACCTGCAAGGCTCACCGGCTACGGCATCGTCCCCGCAGCCTGGGCCCAGGAACTCCTCAACCAGGAACAAGTAGCGCAGCAGCCCCTCCAGCCAAACACTGGCAGCTCAAACGCGTCCGGCTCGAATACAGGCAAGAAGGACGCGGTGATCCGCCGGAACGGCGCCGTGAAAGACCTGAGGATCTGGCTGCGCCGGCTCTACACCGCCCCGGACACCGGCGACCTGGTCGCCATGGACTCGAAACGGCGGCTCTTCCCGCCACCGCTGCGCCGCTTCATCCAGGTCCGCGACGACACCTGCCGCACCCCCTACTGCGACGCACCCATCCGACACCTAGACCACATCGTCCCCTGGCACAACGACGGCCCAACCAGCCTCGCCAACGGCACCGGACTCTGCGAAGCCTGCAACCACACCAAAGAACTCCCCGGCTGGAAAGCCCAACCCAGACCAGGACCAAGACACACCATCGAAATCACCACACCGACCGGCCACACCTACCAATCCACCGCACCCCCGCTACCCGGAACCAGGCTGGCCAGTCTGACCGGAACCAGACGCGTTGGAGCGGGGCTTCGCGAAGCTCACCACATCGAAGACGACGGCCCGGCGCCGTAG
- a CDS encoding IclR family transcriptional regulator — MDNSSGVGVIDKAAQVLDALEAGPTTLAQLVAATGLARPTVHRLALALVHHRLVSRDIQGRFVLGSRLVELASAAGEDRLIASAGPVLMQLRDATGESAQIFRRQGDWRVCVASAERPIGLRDTIPVGTQLSMKAGSAAQVLLAWEDHDRLLEGLQSARFTPTVLAGVRRRGWGQSLGEREPGVASVSAPVRGPSGRVIAAVSISGPIERLTRQPGRLHAEVVCNAARVLTEALRKNND, encoded by the coding sequence ATGGACAATTCTAGTGGAGTCGGTGTCATTGATAAAGCAGCGCAGGTGCTCGACGCGCTTGAGGCCGGACCCACCACTCTTGCGCAGCTCGTCGCTGCCACAGGACTGGCGCGGCCCACGGTGCACAGGCTGGCACTGGCGCTGGTTCACCACCGCCTGGTGAGCCGTGACATCCAGGGCCGCTTTGTCCTCGGCAGCCGGCTCGTCGAGCTCGCTTCCGCTGCCGGCGAGGACAGGCTGATCGCCTCCGCTGGGCCCGTGCTCATGCAGCTGCGCGACGCCACGGGCGAAAGCGCCCAGATCTTCCGCCGCCAGGGTGACTGGCGGGTCTGCGTCGCCTCCGCCGAACGGCCCATCGGGCTTCGCGACACCATCCCGGTCGGAACACAGCTGTCCATGAAAGCCGGCTCTGCGGCCCAGGTGCTGCTCGCTTGGGAAGACCACGACCGCCTGCTGGAAGGCCTGCAGTCGGCGCGCTTCACGCCCACCGTCCTGGCCGGAGTACGACGGCGGGGCTGGGGCCAGAGCCTCGGCGAACGTGAGCCGGGCGTCGCCTCAGTCTCCGCACCGGTGCGCGGCCCTTCCGGCCGCGTCATTGCCGCCGTTTCCATCTCCGGCCCCATCGAGCGGCTCACCCGCCAGCCCGGACGGCTGCACGCGGAAGTCGTATGCAACGCGGCCCGCGTCCTGACCGAAGCCCTCCGCAAGAATAACGACTGA
- the leuC gene encoding 3-isopropylmalate dehydratase large subunit, translating into MAKTLAEKVWDAHVVRKGDGDGANAQPDLLYIDLHLVHEVTSPQAFEGLRLAGRKLRRPDLTIATEDHNTPTLDIDKPIADLTSRTQIQTLRNNCEEFGVRLHPLGDAEQGIVHVVGPQLGLTQPGMTVVCGDSHTSTHGAFGALAMGIGTSEVEHVMATQTLSLKPFKTMAINVEGTLRPGVTAKDIILAVIAKIGTGGGQGYVLEYRGSAIRALSMDARMTICNMSIEAGARAGMVAPDETTYAYMKGRPHAPEGADWDAAVEYWNTLRTDEDAVFDAQVDLDANTLEPFVTWGTNPGQGVSLSANVPSPEDFGDENAKAAAERALQYMGLEAGTPMKDIRVDTVFLGSCTNSRIEDLRAAADIIRGREKDPKVRMLVVPGSARVRLEAEAEGLDRVFKDFGAEWRFAGCSMCLGMNPDQLEPGERCASTSNRNFEGRQGKGGRTHLVSPVVAAATAVRGTLSSPSDLDPAPESAAALTTDAA; encoded by the coding sequence ATGGCCAAAACATTGGCCGAGAAAGTCTGGGATGCGCACGTGGTGCGCAAAGGTGACGGCGACGGCGCCAACGCCCAGCCTGACCTTCTGTACATCGACCTGCACCTCGTCCATGAGGTGACTTCCCCGCAGGCGTTCGAAGGGCTCCGCCTGGCCGGCCGCAAGCTGCGCCGCCCGGACCTCACCATCGCCACCGAGGACCACAACACCCCTACGCTGGACATCGACAAGCCGATTGCCGACCTGACCAGCCGGACCCAGATCCAGACCCTGCGCAACAACTGCGAGGAGTTTGGCGTCCGCCTGCATCCCCTCGGCGACGCCGAGCAGGGCATCGTGCATGTCGTCGGCCCGCAGCTTGGGCTGACCCAGCCCGGCATGACCGTGGTCTGCGGCGACTCGCACACTTCCACCCACGGCGCGTTCGGCGCGCTGGCCATGGGCATCGGCACGTCCGAAGTGGAGCACGTCATGGCCACCCAGACGCTGTCCCTCAAGCCCTTCAAGACCATGGCCATCAACGTCGAGGGCACCCTGCGCCCCGGCGTGACCGCCAAGGACATTATCCTCGCTGTCATCGCCAAGATTGGCACCGGCGGCGGCCAGGGCTACGTCCTGGAGTACCGCGGCTCCGCCATCCGCGCGCTGTCCATGGACGCCCGCATGACCATCTGCAACATGTCCATCGAAGCAGGCGCCCGCGCCGGCATGGTGGCTCCGGACGAGACTACCTACGCCTACATGAAGGGCCGGCCGCACGCGCCGGAGGGCGCGGACTGGGACGCCGCCGTCGAGTACTGGAACACGCTGCGCACCGACGAAGATGCCGTCTTCGACGCCCAGGTTGACCTGGATGCCAACACCCTCGAGCCGTTCGTCACCTGGGGCACCAACCCGGGCCAGGGCGTCTCCCTCTCGGCCAACGTGCCGTCCCCGGAGGACTTCGGCGACGAGAACGCCAAGGCCGCCGCTGAGCGTGCCCTGCAGTACATGGGACTGGAAGCCGGAACGCCCATGAAGGACATCCGCGTGGATACCGTCTTCCTGGGCTCCTGCACCAACTCCCGCATCGAGGACCTGCGTGCGGCGGCGGACATCATCCGCGGCCGCGAGAAGGACCCGAAGGTCCGGATGCTCGTGGTTCCCGGCTCGGCCAGGGTGCGCCTCGAGGCCGAGGCTGAAGGACTGGACCGTGTGTTCAAGGACTTCGGCGCGGAGTGGCGCTTCGCCGGCTGCTCCATGTGCCTCGGCATGAACCCGGACCAGCTGGAGCCGGGGGAGCGGTGCGCCTCCACTTCCAACCGCAACTTCGAAGGCCGGCAGGGCAAGGGCGGACGCACACACCTCGTTTCCCCGGTAGTCGCAGCCGCCACGGCCGTCCGCGGCACGCTGAGCTCGCCTTCGGACCTCGATCCGGCACCGGAATCCGCCGCAGCCCTGACCACCGACGCAGCCTAG
- the leuD gene encoding 3-isopropylmalate dehydratase small subunit, whose translation MEKFTTHTGIGVPLRQSNVDTDQIIPAVYLKRITRTGFEDALFSAWRKDPSFILNQEPFNTGSVLVAGPDFGTGSSREHAVWALKDYGFRAVLSSRFADIFRGNSGKQGLLAAQLAQDDIELIWKTLENAPGTEVTVDLVSKTVTCGNVVAPFEIDDYTRWRLLEGLDDIGLTLQHEEDITAYEATRPSFKPLTLPAKTA comes from the coding sequence ATGGAAAAGTTCACCACCCACACCGGTATCGGCGTCCCGCTGCGCCAGAGCAACGTCGATACTGACCAGATCATCCCGGCCGTGTACCTCAAGCGCATTACGCGCACCGGCTTTGAAGACGCGCTCTTCTCCGCCTGGCGGAAGGATCCGTCCTTCATCCTGAACCAGGAGCCGTTCAACACCGGGTCCGTACTGGTGGCAGGCCCCGATTTCGGCACGGGCTCCTCCCGCGAGCACGCCGTCTGGGCGCTCAAGGACTACGGCTTCCGTGCCGTGCTCTCCTCCCGGTTCGCCGACATCTTCCGCGGCAACTCGGGCAAGCAGGGACTCCTTGCCGCCCAGCTTGCCCAGGATGACATCGAGCTCATCTGGAAGACTCTCGAAAACGCCCCGGGCACCGAGGTGACCGTTGACCTCGTGTCCAAGACCGTCACGTGCGGCAACGTTGTGGCACCGTTCGAGATCGACGACTACACGCGCTGGCGCCTGCTCGAGGGCCTCGATGACATCGGGCTGACCCTGCAGCACGAGGAGGACATCACGGCCTACGAAGCGACGCGGCCGTCCTTCAAGCCCCTCACGCTGCCGGCGAAGACTGCATAA
- the murA gene encoding UDP-N-acetylglucosamine 1-carboxyvinyltransferase: MSSVLTIRGGVPLTGRVSVRGAKNLVPKAMVAALLGNEPSVLRNVPEIKDVEVVTSLLQLHGVTVEKDPVTGDLTLDPKAAKTASSTAIDAHAGDSRIPILLCGPLIHAIGEAFIPDLGGCKIGDRPIDYHLDVLRQFGAVVEKRPGGIHISAPKGLHGAKISLPYPSVGATEQVLLSATRAEGITELSGAATEPEIIDLIAVLQKMGAIISVQTDRTIRIEGVRDLGGYNHRALSDRNESASWASAALVTRGDIFVEGASQRDMMTFLNTFRKVGGGMDIAEDGIRFYHRGGKLSPLVLETDVHPGFMTDWQQPLVVALTQAEGVSIVHETVYENRFGFTDALIRMGASIQVHRECLGSVPCRFGQRNFLHSAVISGPTQLKGTDIDVPDLRGGFSHLIAALAATGTSRVTGIDIINRGYERFTEKLAALGADFDISSAK; the protein is encoded by the coding sequence ATGAGTAGTGTTCTGACAATCCGCGGAGGCGTCCCGCTAACTGGCCGTGTCAGCGTCCGCGGTGCCAAGAACCTTGTACCCAAGGCCATGGTGGCAGCGCTGCTGGGCAACGAGCCCTCCGTGCTGCGGAACGTCCCGGAAATCAAGGACGTTGAGGTGGTCACCAGCCTGCTCCAGCTCCACGGCGTGACCGTCGAGAAGGACCCGGTCACCGGGGATCTCACCCTGGATCCCAAGGCGGCCAAGACGGCGTCGAGCACGGCCATCGATGCCCACGCCGGCGACTCCCGGATCCCCATCCTGCTGTGCGGCCCCCTGATCCATGCCATCGGCGAGGCCTTTATCCCGGACCTGGGCGGCTGCAAGATCGGCGACCGGCCCATCGACTACCACCTGGACGTGCTGCGGCAGTTCGGCGCCGTCGTCGAGAAGCGCCCCGGTGGCATCCACATCTCCGCGCCCAAGGGGCTGCACGGGGCCAAGATCTCCCTGCCCTACCCGTCGGTCGGCGCTACAGAGCAGGTTCTTCTGAGCGCAACGCGCGCCGAAGGCATCACTGAACTGTCCGGTGCCGCCACCGAGCCCGAGATCATCGACCTCATCGCCGTGCTCCAGAAAATGGGCGCCATCATCAGCGTCCAGACGGACCGGACCATCCGCATCGAGGGCGTCCGCGACCTTGGCGGCTACAACCACCGCGCGCTCTCGGACCGCAACGAATCGGCCTCCTGGGCCTCCGCGGCCCTGGTGACCCGCGGCGACATCTTTGTTGAAGGCGCCTCCCAGCGGGACATGATGACCTTCCTGAACACCTTCCGCAAGGTGGGCGGCGGCATGGATATCGCCGAGGACGGCATCCGGTTCTACCACCGCGGCGGCAAGCTCAGCCCCCTGGTCCTGGAAACGGACGTCCACCCGGGATTCATGACCGACTGGCAGCAGCCGCTCGTCGTGGCCCTGACCCAGGCTGAAGGCGTGTCCATCGTGCACGAGACCGTGTACGAGAACCGCTTCGGCTTCACCGACGCCCTCATCCGCATGGGTGCCAGCATCCAGGTGCACCGGGAATGCCTGGGCAGCGTGCCGTGCCGCTTCGGGCAGCGGAACTTCCTGCACTCCGCGGTCATCTCGGGTCCGACCCAGCTCAAGGGAACCGACATTGACGTGCCGGACCTGCGCGGCGGCTTCAGCCACCTGATCGCCGCGCTGGCCGCCACGGGCACCTCCCGGGTAACGGGCATTGACATCATCAACCGCGGCTACGAGCGGTTCACTGAAAAGCTGGCCGCGCTCGGCGCCGACTTCGACATCTCGTCGGCGAAGTAG
- a CDS encoding lysophospholipid acyltransferase family protein, which yields MKESARSHITFMVIASIVRPVLNLIMSKKWEGTDKLPAGGFIAVPNHCTEIDPLVIGHMLYSQKRAPHFLAKSGLFKVPVVGAVLHATKQIPVERSTAGANRSLQLAQEVVAEGGAIIIYPEGTLTRDPDLWPMKGHTGAARLALETGIPVVPMAHWGAHELFPRYAKRFHLFPRKTSRIRIGDPVDLSRFMGQPRDKATLAEATDVIMDAVTGLLAELRGEQPPARRWDPSAHNQTKHGRDVERGKK from the coding sequence GTGAAGGAATCGGCCAGGAGCCACATAACGTTCATGGTGATCGCCAGCATCGTCCGGCCGGTCCTGAACCTGATCATGAGCAAAAAATGGGAGGGCACGGACAAGCTTCCCGCCGGGGGCTTCATCGCCGTACCCAACCACTGCACCGAGATCGACCCCCTCGTCATCGGGCACATGCTGTACAGCCAGAAGCGGGCCCCGCACTTCCTGGCGAAGTCGGGCCTTTTCAAGGTTCCCGTTGTGGGCGCCGTGCTGCACGCCACCAAGCAGATCCCGGTGGAACGCTCGACGGCGGGTGCTAACCGCTCGCTGCAGCTCGCCCAGGAGGTCGTGGCAGAGGGCGGGGCGATCATTATCTACCCCGAGGGAACGCTGACCCGTGACCCCGACCTGTGGCCGATGAAGGGCCACACCGGGGCCGCCCGGCTGGCCCTCGAGACCGGCATCCCGGTGGTGCCCATGGCGCACTGGGGAGCGCACGAGCTCTTTCCCCGCTACGCCAAGCGCTTCCACCTCTTCCCGCGCAAGACGTCCAGGATCCGGATCGGCGACCCCGTTGACCTCTCGCGGTTCATGGGCCAGCCCCGGGACAAGGCCACCCTGGCGGAAGCCACGGACGTCATTATGGATGCCGTGACCGGACTCCTGGCCGAACTCCGCGGCGAGCAGCCCCCCGCCCGGCGCTGGGACCCGAGCGCCCACAACCAGACGAAGCACGGCCGCGACGTTGAGCGGGGCAAAAAATGA
- a CDS encoding NAD(P)H-dependent glycerol-3-phosphate dehydrogenase gives MTPVSARPGSAVSVAVLGAGSWGTTFAKILADAATASGVDRSIRVWGRRPEVVAEINGNHRNPQYLADIDLPPSITAATDVAEVLSGADLVVLAVPAQSLRLQLRKWKPLIGPDALVVSLMKGLELGSDARMSEVIAEELDIPAERIAVVSGPNLAMEIAREEPTASVVACPDAAVAGWIARSCTAPYFRPYTTSDIVGVEIGGIVKNVIALAVGICEGKQMGDNTKASVITRGLAETSRLALALGGKAHTMAGLAGLGDLVATCSSSLSRNHTAGRLLGQGLTLDEVAQKMTQTAEGIKSGPAVHELAGKVGVEMPITAAVVAVLAGKLSVDQLGPLLLSRELKAEGDY, from the coding sequence ATGACACCTGTCTCTGCCCGGCCCGGCTCCGCCGTGTCCGTGGCGGTGCTGGGCGCCGGTTCGTGGGGCACCACGTTCGCGAAAATCCTCGCCGACGCCGCCACCGCCTCCGGGGTGGACCGCAGCATCCGGGTCTGGGGACGCCGTCCGGAAGTTGTTGCCGAGATCAACGGCAACCACCGCAATCCCCAGTACCTGGCCGACATCGACCTTCCGCCGAGCATCACCGCCGCCACGGACGTGGCCGAAGTGCTGTCCGGAGCTGACCTGGTGGTCCTTGCCGTTCCCGCGCAGTCGCTGCGCCTCCAGCTGCGCAAGTGGAAGCCCCTGATCGGGCCCGACGCCCTCGTGGTGTCCCTGATGAAGGGCCTCGAGCTGGGTTCCGATGCACGGATGAGCGAGGTCATCGCCGAGGAGCTGGACATCCCCGCCGAACGCATCGCGGTCGTGTCGGGGCCCAACCTGGCCATGGAGATCGCCCGCGAGGAGCCCACGGCGTCGGTCGTTGCCTGCCCCGATGCCGCCGTCGCCGGCTGGATCGCCAGAAGCTGCACCGCCCCCTACTTCCGCCCCTACACCACCTCCGACATCGTCGGCGTTGAGATCGGCGGCATCGTCAAGAACGTCATCGCGCTGGCTGTGGGCATCTGCGAGGGAAAGCAGATGGGGGACAACACCAAAGCCTCCGTCATCACGCGCGGGCTGGCCGAAACGTCCCGGCTGGCCCTGGCACTCGGCGGCAAAGCCCACACCATGGCGGGGCTGGCCGGACTCGGGGACCTGGTGGCCACGTGCTCCTCGTCGCTGTCCCGGAACCACACCGCGGGCCGCCTGCTGGGTCAGGGGCTCACGCTGGACGAGGTCGCGCAGAAAATGACCCAGACGGCCGAAGGCATCAAGTCCGGGCCGGCCGTCCACGAACTTGCCGGCAAGGTCGGCGTCGAAATGCCCATCACGGCGGCCGTCGTAGCGGTCCTCGCCGGAAAATTGTCCGTTGACCAACTCGGGCCGCTGCTGCTGTCCCGGGAACTTAAAGCCGAAGGCGATTACTGA
- a CDS encoding D-alanine--D-alanine ligase family protein — protein sequence MTAADKNSNATQEGTTQRKPRVAVLFGGRSSEHAVSCVTAAGVLGAIDRTKYDVVPIGIAKSGQWVLASGDTAQWSLSATALPEVPASAQTVTLTEIGGEHQLIVTAPNEVPQELGTVDVVFPLLHGPFGEDGTIQGFLELSDTRYVGAGVLASAVGMDKHFMKVVFEAAGLKVGPYVAVTDRQWRNDPESVRKQVDLLGFPVFVKPARAGSSMGISKVDSLDGLDAAIEAAREHDPKLVIEAGIVGREIECAVLEGRGSDAPRASLPGEISVAGDQHEFYDFQAKYVDDAAALSCPADMPEEAIARVRELAAAAFEAVGAEGLSRVDFFYTPDGDLIINEINTMPGFTPKSMYPQMWAATGLSYPELIDELIYLALNRRTGLR from the coding sequence TTGACCGCAGCGGACAAGAACAGCAACGCAACCCAGGAGGGGACGACTCAGCGCAAGCCGCGCGTCGCCGTCCTTTTTGGCGGCCGTTCCAGCGAGCACGCCGTCAGCTGCGTGACCGCGGCCGGTGTACTGGGAGCCATCGACCGGACCAAGTACGACGTCGTCCCCATCGGCATCGCCAAGTCCGGCCAGTGGGTCCTCGCGTCCGGGGACACGGCACAGTGGTCCCTGTCGGCGACGGCGCTGCCGGAGGTTCCGGCGTCGGCCCAGACGGTGACCCTCACCGAGATCGGGGGAGAGCACCAGCTGATCGTGACCGCCCCCAACGAGGTTCCGCAGGAACTTGGCACCGTGGATGTCGTGTTCCCGCTGCTGCACGGACCGTTCGGCGAGGACGGCACCATCCAGGGTTTCCTGGAGCTGTCAGACACCCGTTACGTCGGCGCCGGCGTGCTGGCATCGGCGGTTGGCATGGACAAGCACTTCATGAAGGTGGTCTTCGAGGCGGCCGGCCTGAAGGTTGGCCCCTACGTCGCTGTGACCGACCGGCAGTGGCGCAACGACCCCGAATCCGTCCGCAAGCAGGTCGACCTGCTGGGCTTCCCGGTGTTCGTCAAGCCCGCCCGCGCGGGGTCCTCCATGGGCATCTCCAAGGTGGACTCGCTGGACGGCCTGGACGCCGCCATTGAGGCGGCCCGCGAGCATGATCCCAAGCTGGTGATCGAGGCCGGCATCGTGGGCCGCGAAATCGAATGCGCCGTGCTCGAGGGCCGCGGTTCCGATGCGCCGCGCGCGTCCCTGCCCGGCGAGATCTCGGTGGCCGGGGACCAGCACGAGTTCTACGACTTCCAGGCGAAGTACGTGGATGACGCTGCTGCCTTGAGCTGCCCCGCGGACATGCCCGAGGAAGCGATCGCCCGCGTCCGCGAGCTTGCCGCGGCGGCGTTCGAGGCGGTCGGTGCGGAGGGCCTGAGCCGGGTTGACTTCTTCTACACCCCGGACGGCGATCTCATCATCAACGAGATCAACACCATGCCCGGCTTCACCCCGAAGAGCATGTACCCGCAGATGTGGGCGGCCACCGGCCTGTCCTATCCGGAGCTGATCGACGAGCTGATCTACCTGGCCCTGAACCGGCGGACCGGCCTGCGCTAA
- a CDS encoding DUF3515 family protein: protein MHYPPAQKPAQKLVQKPAQKSVRRLRVAAAAAVTGLALGGCSPAVDVAPAADAANPACAPMMVALPDAIGDARLRKTNSQATAAWGDPSLVILRCGVNAPGPTTDRCVSVNDVDWVIKEGNPVWTLTTYGREPATEILMDPNKISSATVLADLSGAATKIKASRNCVGQADLQDLPTSK, encoded by the coding sequence ATGCATTACCCGCCTGCCCAGAAACCTGCCCAGAAACTTGTCCAGAAACCTGCCCAGAAATCCGTCCGCAGGCTGAGGGTGGCAGCAGCCGCGGCAGTGACTGGCCTGGCGCTGGGCGGCTGTTCACCCGCCGTCGACGTTGCACCGGCAGCCGATGCGGCCAATCCGGCCTGTGCCCCCATGATGGTGGCCCTTCCGGATGCCATCGGCGACGCCCGCCTGCGGAAAACGAACAGCCAGGCCACCGCCGCCTGGGGTGACCCGTCGCTGGTGATCCTGCGGTGCGGGGTAAACGCTCCGGGCCCCACCACAGACCGCTGCGTCAGCGTCAACGATGTCGACTGGGTCATCAAGGAGGGCAACCCCGTGTGGACGCTGACCACCTACGGCCGGGAACCGGCCACGGAAATCCTGATGGATCCCAACAAGATCAGCTCGGCCACCGTCCTTGCTGACCTTTCCGGCGCGGCCACGAAGATCAAGGCCAGCCGAAATTGCGTGGGCCAGGCGGACCTTCAGGACCTCCCCACCAGCAAATAG